The genomic stretch CAACAACCACTTCTTTCTTATCTGTCTTTGCCACATGTTCAATCCCAATCTTATTCAACACCAGTAACGGCACGCCACGTGGCGAAAACGACATCGACATCCCATTCCCACCTGTTTGATCACTAAACCAACTCTTCAACCCTTCAGCTGGAAACTTAACCCCCCACCTAAACCCTAATACGACGCCGTTCCGAACTGGTAATGACGTTTTTGCCCCTACCTCAATCCCAGCAACAGCACTCTCCACCGTCTTCCTCAAGGGTAAACTCGTCATTTTCGGCTTGTCAACAATCTCCCCATCATCCTCCTCATAAACGACGCCGTTTACGTATTTCCCTGATTTAAAATCGCTAATCACCGACGATTGTGATTTCTTAACACAAAAATCCCCAAAATTAGGCTTCAAATGTATCATAAACCTCGGATTATTATAAAAATtagtattatcattattatttccTAAGAAATTGAATTCAGCAGACATAGTCATGGGCGCTTTCGATGGAGATCCAAAGTGCCCGATTCCAGACTTAATCGTCAACGAAAACGGGTTAAACGCATCGTTTGGACGATACGAAACACGAAACGATGGGCCGGAATCGAAGAATGTTGCAATTGAAAGAGATAATTCCTTTGAATTTCCAGCAGTTATACCAGATTGGAAAGGTAAACTTAGAATTGAAATTGGTATTTTGGATTTGAATAAGGGTTTTTGTTCTTCTCTGAATTTTAGTGACGCTTTCATTTTGGAAGATTTGGGGTTTTTTTCTGACGGATTCAAAAATTGGGTAGGTTTATTGTGGTTTGTAGATTTAGGGGGTTTTGTTTATTTGAGTGGAGGAGTATATATGGTGGCCTGGTGAGAGGATTTAAATTTAAATTAGGGTAAATCGTTTTAAGTTGAGACGGTTTTAAGAGATTCgtattttttgtttttaaaatttttgaggGTAATTTGGGGGATTTGAATTAAAATTAGGGTTGATGATGAAATAATGATTattaataaatgaattaaatagggaTTTTAGTGGCCGGAGATTCCGCAAGAATCTTGGCTGGTGTAACAGAGTGTGGGGCAGAGATAGTGAGATGGAGGAGCGGAGAGTTTTTGGATTATTTGGATTTAAATTTTAAAATCGAGGTTTTAAGAGGGAATCCACGATTACGAGCAGATCCAAAGAAATAGTTGGGCAGCTTGGGCTATAGAGTAGAGGTTTAGGTAGCAGTAAAACGGATACGAATTTGGATATGGGTAGAGGATGTTCACCGGTTTAGAACCGGACTGGACCGCAATGACCCACGTACCAGACAACCCCATATCCCAAATCCGGAGACCGAATAGATTAGGTGGGAACCCGGATTGAAACCCTTTAGCCCTTAGGTCCCGTTTTTTTCGAGTTTGGACCGGACCGGTTCTATTTTTAAAGGTAATTTGAGGTGCCTTTTTTTATTGGACCGGACCAGACCGGACACCGATCACAATATTTATATGGACCCGGAGACCGGCCCGAATTGTATTCAGTCCAGACCGGACCGGTCGGTCCGGGTCGGTCCGGTTTACCGGTCCGGTCTACTTTATGTGCAGCCCTAGATATGGGATACTAAACGACAAGCGATACATCTTATAAAATTTAGAACACGGGACACATTATTTGTATTTAATAAAAACATATATTTTATTGTTATAGGtacgattttatttttgtaaacgTAGTTGATGTTAAATTTAGATAAGTGAATGTAAAACTTGGCATTGActataactcattctcattttCCACCTAAACCTATCTTATAAACAACCTCTATCGGCATCTCATTCCTCCTCTAAAGAT from Silene latifolia isolate original U9 population chromosome 2, ASM4854445v1, whole genome shotgun sequence encodes the following:
- the LOC141642188 gene encoding uncharacterized protein LOC141642188, producing MKASLKFREEQKPLFKSKIPISILSLPFQSGITAGNSKELSLSIATFFDSGPSFRVSYRPNDAFNPFSLTIKSGIGHFGSPSKAPMTMSAEFNFLGNNNDNTNFYNNPRFMIHLKPNFGDFCVKKSQSSVISDFKSGKYVNGVVYEEDDGEIVDKPKMTSLPLRKTVESAVAGIEVGAKTSLPVRNGVVLGFRWGVKFPAEGLKSWFSDQTGGNGMSMSFSPRGVPLLVLNKIGIEHVAKTDKKEVVVEGANVVATRGSGSESAELAEACFGMKRELESLRFENVGLGKALEELKAEFGRGKGDGVGMIKGEASN